One genomic window of Deltaproteobacteria bacterium includes the following:
- a CDS encoding transposase, whose translation AVGIDWGTATFVTIVAEDRAEYLIENPRHFKKHDSQLKKAQRQLSRKKRGSKNRAKAKLKLVSCHERLANQRDDFLHQTSARVVRESRLIATEILNIKAMTAHGGAYKKGLNRSILDTSPGKFFALLEFKAADAGIPYIEIPTRKVKPSQSCSGCGAVAKKALSERVHACACCGLRLDRDVNAARVILNYALTGFVTGREPSSGVEGGVTRSLKHETPPNPHTLVRACEDWVVEVH comes from the coding sequence CGGCCGTCGGGATTGACTGGGGTACTGCTACCTTTGTCACCATTGTTGCTGAGGATCGTGCCGAATATCTCATCGAAAATCCGCGTCACTTTAAAAAGCACGACTCCCAGCTAAAAAAAGCGCAGCGTCAGTTATCACGCAAAAAGAGGGGATCCAAGAATAGGGCCAAAGCCAAGCTGAAGCTGGTTTCGTGCCATGAGAGGCTAGCTAATCAGCGTGATGATTTTCTGCACCAGACCAGCGCCCGTGTCGTGCGTGAGTCCAGACTCATAGCTACAGAGATATTGAACATCAAGGCCATGACAGCCCACGGTGGTGCTTATAAGAAAGGGTTAAATCGCAGCATTCTTGATACCTCCCCTGGCAAGTTTTTCGCATTGTTGGAGTTCAAAGCGGCAGACGCTGGTATTCCCTACATCGAAATACCCACCAGGAAGGTTAAGCCATCGCAAAGCTGTTCCGGCTGCGGAGCAGTCGCGAAAAAGGCACTGTCCGAGCGCGTGCATGCATGCGCATGCTGTGGGCTTAGGCTTGATCGGGACGTGAATGCTGCACGCGTGATCTTGAATTATGCTTTGACAGGCTTTGTCACGGGGCGGGAACCGTCCTCAGGTGTGGAGGGTGGGGTTACCCGCTCGCTGAAGCACGAAACTCCACCCAATCCTCACACGCTCGTAAGAGCGTGTGAGGATTGGGTGGTAGAAGTTCATTAG